Genomic segment of Pseudothermotoga hypogea DSM 11164 = NBRC 106472:
AGCGATCCGAGGAGGCTTGCTTGAGTGTGCAACGAGGCTCGAACAGGCGGTTGAACTGACCAAAGAAGGATTGGTCAACGTGTTCCGTGAAGTGATTAAAGGTTTGAAACTGAATGCAAAAGAGTTTTATATGAGCTTGAGGAAAGCCTTGACGGGAAAGAGCGAGGGGCCTGAATTGATAGATATCGTGACGCTGCTTGGGCCAACCGAAACGGTGGCGAGGATCAAAAAGGCACTGGGGGTAGGATGATGTTTCTGAAAAACACACTTACGGGGCGGCTCGAGAAGTTCGAACCTCTCGAACCCAACGTCGTGCGAATGTACGTGTGTGGTCCGACGGTGTACGGACTCATACATGTGGGCAACGCGAGGCCCATGATCGTCTTCGATGCCCTCAGGAGGTATTTCGAGTACAGGAACTATCGCGTGATAATGGTTCAGAACTTCACGGACATCGATGACAAGATCATAAACCGTGCCAACGAATGGGGAGTCGACTTTGAGGAAGTTGCAGAGACCTTCATTCAAGAGTACTGGAGGGACGCGAGCGCGCTTGGCATCAGAGCGGCGAATTTCACTCCAAAGACGTCGGACTTCGTGCCTGAGATCATCGACGCCATAGAGCAGTTGATAAGAAAAGGACACGCGTACGTCGTGGATGGCGATGTGTACTTCGATGTGAAGAGCTTTCCAAAGTACGGAGAGCTTTCACACAGGAGTTTGGATGAGATGATCGCTGGTGCGAGGGTCGAAGTGAGTGAAAAGAAGAGATTCGCACTGGATTTCGCGTTGTGGAAGGCGGCCAAACCCAAGGAACCTGCCTGGAACAGTCCATGGGGAAAGGGAAGACCGGGTTGGCACATCGAGTGTACCATCATGTCCACGAAACTTCTCGGTTCCACACTCGATATCCACGCTGGAGGAGAGGATCTCATCTTTCCTCATCATGAAAACGAGAAAGCACAGAGTGAAGCATTGACAGGAAAACCATTCGTGAGATACTGGCTCCACAACGCTCTGGTGCGTATTTCAGGTGACAAGATGAGCAAATCCTTAGGCAACATATTCGTGCTCAGAGAAGCCTTGAAGAAGTTCGGCGCCGATGGCTTGAAGCTTTATTTTTTGTCCAAGCATTACAGGAGTCCCATCGATTTCTCCATAGAGTCGCTCGAGGCGAACGCGAAGGCGGCCAGGAGGGTTCTCGAAACTTTCAAGCGCTTCGAATCGAAATTCTCCTTAATCCCCGTACCAAAGAACGAGCCCTGGATGAACGAGCAAAGACAGAAATTCATCGAAGCGTTGGACAACGATTTCAAC
This window contains:
- the cysS gene encoding cysteine--tRNA ligase, which encodes MFLKNTLTGRLEKFEPLEPNVVRMYVCGPTVYGLIHVGNARPMIVFDALRRYFEYRNYRVIMVQNFTDIDDKIINRANEWGVDFEEVAETFIQEYWRDASALGIRAANFTPKTSDFVPEIIDAIEQLIRKGHAYVVDGDVYFDVKSFPKYGELSHRSLDEMIAGARVEVSEKKRFALDFALWKAAKPKEPAWNSPWGKGRPGWHIECTIMSTKLLGSTLDIHAGGEDLIFPHHENEKAQSEALTGKPFVRYWLHNALVRISGDKMSKSLGNIFVLREALKKFGADGLKLYFLSKHYRSPIDFSIESLEANAKAARRVLETFKRFESKFSLIPVPKNEPWMNEQRQKFIEALDNDFNTPEAIAQIFELVGFLNRFMDESNEEGALRAYHLLRREFCPVLGLFEAGTRSEETDVDPLLRLILDVRKELRERKLYDLADSIRNRLKSLGIEVRDTREGSTYSFHGEV